Proteins encoded by one window of Lathyrus oleraceus cultivar Zhongwan6 chromosome 1, CAAS_Psat_ZW6_1.0, whole genome shotgun sequence:
- the LOC127129542 gene encoding uncharacterized protein LOC127129542 produces the protein MEDSDSVACLPPGWTVKVNVRKNGKKDKYYFPPSSDLKFNSIVSVFRYLNNAKNKAIIRSVDMENDQQIPRRASKRLAGIKADQLLELKPTRACRDAAKQSGDDKAGINADRFTNSFSNDQTKQLNTVEAKETMITFKSTENTMDNNATDKECVKVIENKDDIDVKLDYTDEFPLKEILTDPCIAFAVQTLTGNTFEPFKDAQTSASTEELGKKINVTNNDPKKFAFAEKHAAVAEIDNADKNTGPCSEKEHDISKMALSSVNLCKSHYNYSQIFGKESRSVC, from the exons ATGGAGGATTCTGATTCCGTTGCATGTTTGCCACCAGGTTGGACTGTGAAAGTAAATGTGAGAAAGAATGGTAAGAAAGACAAG TATTACTTTCCCCCTTCAAGTGATCTAAAGTTCAATTCCATAGTAAGCGTATTTCGTTATCTCAACAATGCTAAGAACAAAGCCATCATCCGAAGTGTCGATATGGAAAATGATCAACAGATTCCTCGCCGTGCATCAAAGCGTCTTGCTGGAATTAAGGCTGATCAACTTCTAGAACTTAAACCAACTCGAGCCTGTCGAGATGCGGCTAAACAATCAGGTGACGACAAAGCTGGCATAAATGCAGATAGATTCACCAATAGCTTCTCGAATGACCAAACGAAACAGCTGAATACTGTTGAAGCAAAAGAAACTATGATCACTTTCAAAAGTACAGAAAACACAATGGACAATAATGCTACTGACAAAGAGTGTGTGAAAGTCATTGAAAATAAAGATGATATTGATGTGAAGTTAGATTACACTGATGAATTTCCCCTCAAGGAAATACTCACCGATCCATGTATCGCGTTTGCGGTACAAACTCTAACTGGTAACACATTTGAGCCTTTTAAAGACGCTCAAACTTCTGCTTCAACTGAAGAACTCGGTAAGAAAATCAATGTCACGAACAACGATCCGAAAAAATTTGCTTTTGCAGAAAAACATGCTGCTGTTGCTGAGATTGACAATGCTGATAAAAATACAGGACCATGTTCTGAAAAGGAACATGATATCTCAAAGATGGCATTGTCAAGTGTGAACTTATGCAAGAGCCATTACAATTACAGCCAAATCTTTGGTAAAGAAAGCAGGAGTGTTTGTTAG